The sequence below is a genomic window from Gossypium hirsutum isolate 1008001.06 chromosome A11, Gossypium_hirsutum_v2.1, whole genome shotgun sequence.
aacattgggtgtagtttactcataaattttttaatttaaatgggGTAAACTAGgccattagtcactaaactatgggtaagtttttgttttagtcacttaactaaaaaacttacaatttgatcactgaactattcaaaaaatttcatttaagtcattggactATTAAAATCGATGATATTCGACTTTCTCTGTTCGCATTGCCTATACCGACTGAAAGCTCTCtttccccttctcttctacaattcagtgttgtttttcatgaaataactttggaTGTCACACGAACCTACAAACTAAAATTCAAACAGTTTTTTCTGTGATCTCTAACACTGGCTATCAAATTGACTTagatttaaggtatgttcttctactcgtcgatAGGTACTGATCTATCATATTGATCATTGAATCGCACTTGAAACTTGTTGGTggaactttaaaaacaaaaaattaacagTCTAGtggcttaaataaaaatttttgaatagttcaatgacttaaatggaaacttttaaatatttaagtgaccaaaacaaaaagcTACCTATAAATTAATGACTAATGATGTAGTTTAcccatttaaatatttaaaaaaaaaccaacaaacTTGAAATTGTTTGTCCTTAGGGATGTGCAAAAGTTGGgtcaaatcgactaaatcgaccgAATAGGTCAGTTTCGATTTTGTCGGGTTGATTTATTTTGTTGTAGTTTTAGGTCGATTGCAAAAGTCGGGTACAACTGTTTAATCGGTTCGATTTcatttttgaaaaatcaaaactGAATTAACTAACtttgaaatataaattatgttaatatattttaaaatatttaatattcaaatatatTACTCAAGCTCAATCCCCAAATAAATCCAATACCCTCAAATATATTATCTAAACCAAACCCAGCTAAAAATTAAATCCAATTCCGACAAAAATTGGTTcggtttattcaattttatttataaaatcaatcaatttcaatgtctaaaaaaaatgaaattgattaaattagtttttaaattttttgaaccAAACCAATCGATTACTCATTTTTTTATCTTCGTTTAAGAatttaattcgacatggaaatttTCACTACAAATTGCAAAATAAATCAACCTGAAAAAATAAAAGTGTTATTGGTAGATTTTGGCAGTTATAGGTAGAACAGAAAAATGTGTTAAAATTGATGTATGTTAATACAGTAGGAGTATATGAAAATTGCAGAGTGCATGATGAGTTCCCATATAAATGTTTTTGCCCAAAGAAATCAAACATCTGAAACTagataaaacttatataaaatacACATTCATGATAACAGGAAGATTTACATCTCCTAATTAGGATTTAAGCTCAGACTTTCCAATCATTTTTATTCAATGCAATTAATTATTTGATGGTAAGAAGGAAAGATTTTGTTTCAACTTGTTGATGAGTAGGATGTTGCTTTTGAGCTTTGATGAAtgatctaaaatttttatatatgacaaaattattttacttaaaaacAGAAACACTCTTGTATGTATAGATATTTTTAAGTGTTTTATTGGAGTCACGAGTTAACTAGGTATTTAGTCATGAAATTATTAAAACATCttattaaatacaaataaattatatttttataaaaatatttttatctttttatataataaattatattttttatcataataaaatttgaacttaaaaatattatataagatAAATACTTAACTTTACCATTAAGCtaatatatcaattaaattttatggaagaataaataatttttaaattgaattgatattaGATTGACTTGTAACACTAATtcgaataaaacataaaaaagattATATTCATTCAAAGTCTCATTTACATAGCTATGCTTTAGACATAGCATTAATGGAAGTGGTAACAGAGAGGTCATAAATTTGGTCCAAGCTTTTAACTACCTTGCAGATGTGGTTGAGTTGACTAAGGCTTAGTTtagatgggcggtgtgtttacttTCGGTGAGATTAAAAATAGCAGTGGCGGTGaaattagttactgtagcggtgagattagatactgtagcggtgagattagaaacaatggtggagtttgtgtttggattcaaaaatacttgtagcggtgaggtgagaataaaaaatgactattaaggacatcagattagaattgatatataatataaattttttaaattattttaattttttaaaattattaaaatatgtgaatttataaattcatttaataaaatattaaaaatgtatcttccaatattttattataaatattttaatgaattatataatcaatttaaattatttattagataaaatgataattatttttaaatcaaaataattaaaaatatgtgaatttataaattcatttaataaatattaaaatgtatctttcgatattttactatataaagtaaaaaaattaacatttttaaatcaaaataattaaaatttaaaataaataatctaaaagTAGTTAATTCAATGAAtggtaaattaaaatttcttttgataataatgtatattagtttgttataaaataatgggaaaaatgtttattattttaaattaataaaattatctcacaatgaaaatacaaaattattgaagtagaaggtaaaataaagaaagagacaaaaaaaaaaaagaagaagagtaaAATGGAGAAAAAATAAGAGTAAGGGTGTAAAAGGAAAAATGACCACCAATGGGATGTTGGAACATTTGTTCTTTATATATGCTCCAGTGGAGAAATTGGTGTCCAGTGTGTTGAGTGATGCTCCAATCGTTTTGTTCTTTACAATCCAAACGGATTGGTGCAGTGCGATTTAGTCAAAAAGCACTCCAAACGCACTAAAATGAGATCAAACGTGCATCCAAAGGTAGCCTCAGAGTTGCAGCAACTATCCAGATTCTAGAAAATGTCAGTGCTTCCCTTACTAGGAAGCCAAAACCATTGATATCTCGTAACTATGAATTAGTAATATTGCAATTCTAACTCTAAAATGACGGCATGGGATTTACCCTTGCTTTCAATATATTAGGGAAATGATTTTGTGATCTCCCACATGGGTGAAATAAAAAAGCATATCAAACAGGTTTAATAGGTCAGGTATCTGTCATTTCCTACAAATTTTTATGGATTAATTATAGAGATATTTATAAGTCGAATCATATTAGGTCTAAAtgtaatattaacatattttatgtttgttcAGCTTAGCTCAAAATgagtataaaattttatttaaatctgTTTATATTTACAAAAGATTAATCAAGTTcggcccatattattttttaaattttttaaaaatatatttattttattttattatttaataactttatatattttttatttattaaaaatttttatataactatcttaacattattttaatgtttatactagaatattatatatttagtataggtttacTTTTTAAATGTGAGTAGTGTTATACATTTAGTATATGTTTAGTTTTTAAACGtgttttaaattacataatatataaaaataacataatataaagtattataaacttaaaaaagggctaaattgaacttGAACCTTAAATGTTCAAGCTCAAGTTTGATCCATATTTTAAACaggtctaattttttttatccaaactcatttttcatacttaaattttaagtagaCTTTTAGGTATTGACAAGTAACTAGAGCCATTAGCAAGTCTAATTTGTTATTACATTTTACTTGGTGGGATGGTGTGATCATTATAATTGATGGTTATTCCCCGGGGGATTCCCACAATACCATATCTCTTCAATAGTGAAACAATCCAAGGCATATACTGAAGTGTCAAAATCTTGTCCTCAACTAACCAGATAATATCTAGGACCCTGTAGTCATTGAAGAAGCAAGCTGCCCCATGTACAGGAATAAGCATAAATGAAGACAATAGCTTAATGAATAGAAATAGTAACTAAAGATAAAAACTGCTTCTAATGGAAACATAACAGCACTACTTGGAACTCCCTTTATGTTTGTTCAGCACAACATTCATCCCCTAACTTTCACTCTAGTTTTCAAGCCAATGATGAAGACGGTCGATGCCAAAATAAGCAGAGATTTTCTTAATTTCCAGTTGCTGGGAGATTATAGCCTTAAACACATATTGGTtagtgaaaagaaaatttatggaCTATGGTATTCTTCTTAGTTTGGAGAGAAGGGAGAAGGTATTTTCCAGTTGATATATGCTAtgcatttgaaatatatatatatacacacaactATACAAGGTCTGAAGGTATACTGGCCTCTCAGATTTTGATACTAATTACAGAACAGAAAAGCAAGTAAACACATAAAATGGCAAACAAAACCTACTTCATTTATGCATCAAATTGCCTCAAACAACCGAAACCAATCAGATTCTTCACGGTGTTGGATTCAGTTCGTTACGGGAAAATCCATCATCAAAGTTGAGAGAATAGCTGTGGAAGTCATAGCTGAACTGCATGCTGCTTCTTTGCCTTTGCCTCCACCACTGTGAATTGACCTTCCAAACCAACTGTTTCAACACGCAGTTCGGCCTTCTTCGTACACTGATAAGTTTAACACCATGCTCATGGTTTGATACTTTCTTTTCCCACTTCAAGCACCGGATTCTCTTCAAGATTTGCATTTTCAAAAATGTAATAATCCAATGTATCACTCAAAGCAGGAGAGCTTACAAGATTAAAGCAAGGAGGGCAATGGATACATGTATATACGGTTTCAAATAAAGCATGAAAGTGTGAGCTTTTCTTTCATGCATTGCATCTAATTCCTACATGACACGAAGAGACTAAGATATTAGGTGGCAGTTAGTCATTTGTCTGAAATCAGAATCCGAATCATAATCACCAAATGTTGTCGTTTCCACTTTGCTTTTTTCCAATGTCATACGGATAGTGATTGGGATGCATGTTACCAGCACTTTTTGGATAGGTTAGCCTCCCAAAAAAAAGTAGATAGTGTTTGTCACATCCGATAGATCCATCCCTTGGGGGGTTGCACATGGTAAACTTTCAGGGAAACATATATAAATTCAGAAAGACGGAGAGAGAGTGTGAGGAAAAAGTAAGGTTTGCAGTGATTGAAAAGGTAATGACATTCATGCCTAGGTCTGACTCTTCTAGTGCCGAAAGGAGAGGAAAAGGAGGGAGAAAAGAGTgccttaattatcaaaaggttttaGTATCACTTTATCCCATGAAAGGCCCACAAAGATATGAAAATACTTAGTGCATGTAAGTACCAGGAAATTAGGTGGTTAATGGATTATTCTAATTTTATTGGTAAAGTTAATATCGAATTAATTCGTAATTAGAGTGGTAAATGAATGAATGGTtcggtttttatttatttgtgtttatttttcaaGTTAAATAAATGAATCTTTGAAGCTCGTTTATTTCATGAACCGAATACGAACACgaacaaaatttatttatcttcatCTAAAGTTCGCTTAAAATTTGTCTATTATTCCATTactatatattaataaaattattattgtttgtgcatttattttatttatatatttgtatataattatttatatctaaaatgtttgtttattatttatttgcttattattcatgaaaaatatttgttaacatatttaattataaaatcttTGCAGAATATATTGTTTAactcaaacaaatgaaaacaatggcatataattttaaataaaaatatataaacaaaattttaaaatttttaatctaacataaaattagattcaaatttaactaaaaatactaaaaataaaaaaatcctaatttaacatcatcttattaaaataaataaaaaaatataaaatcacaattttattCAATCATTTATCGATAAAGCTAatttaaaaacaaacaaacatcaACGAAAATCTTCAATTAATTTACAGGTTACTCGTGCCGCATTATAGATATAGATATGGAAATGACATAGCTGGTCGGGTCTTGGTCCCATGGGTCGGGGTAGGTATTGTCCGAGTAGTTACTTGCGTTTCTATTCTTCCTTTCGTTTCCTTTCTACGAATGCCGCCTCTGAATCTGCTCCTAATTTCACCTTAGAATTCACCGATCTCTGCTCCAAAGGACTCACAAAGGAAGCCTTTGATAGGTTCTATCCTCAAATATGGGCAGACCCACCTCTGTTTTCCCACCTCATCCAATCTTGCATACCGCAAAACTCGCCATCTCTTGGCAAACAGCTTCATTCTTTGGTCATCACATCTGGGTCCTCAAAAGATAGGTTTATATCCAATCACTTGCTCAACATGTATTCCAAGTTCGGGAACTTACAAGCTGCCGTTTCCTTGTATAATGTGATGGTTGTGAAGAATGTAATGTCTCGTAACATTTTGATCAATGGACATTTGCTTGTTGGGGACTTGGATAGTGCCAAAAAGTTGTTCGATGAAATGCCTGAAAGAAATGCCGCCACGTGGAATGCGCTTGTTGTGGGGTATATCCAGTTCGAGTTTAATGAGGAGGGACTAAGTGTGTTCAGAGAAATGCATGTTTCTGGGTTCAGGCCGGATGACTTCACTCTTTCTAGTGTTCTGAGAGGGTGTGCCGGATTGAAAGCTTTGTCAGTAGGGAGGCAAGTTCATTGTTGTGTGATGAAATGCGGGTTTGGGATTCATTTAGTTGTTGGGAGTTCCTTAGCTcacatgtatatgaaatgtggaAGTTTGGAGGAAGGGGAAGCGGTAATTAAATCAATGCCAATTCGTAATATGGTTGCTTGGAATACTCTCATTGCAGGGAATGCTCAAAACGGCTATGGTGAGAGTGTTTTGGCCCTTTACAGTATGATGAAGATGGCTGGTTTTAGACCTGATAAGATTACATTTGTTAGTGTCCTGAGTTCATGTTCAGAGTTGGCAACCTTAGGACAAGGTCAGCAGATTCATGCTGAGGTGATTAAAACCAGTGCAAGCTCAGTTATCGGTGTGATAAGTACATTGATTAGTATGTATTCAAGGTGTGGTTGCTTGGAAGATTCCATTAAGGTTTTCATGGAATGTGAAGTAGCAGATCTTGTGTCATGGAGCTCGATGGTCGCTGCATATGGGTTTCACGGAAGAGGAGTGGAAGCAGTTGAGTTGTTTGAACATATGGAAAAAGAAGGATTGGAGCCAAATGATGTTACTTTCTTGAGCTTGCTTTATGCTTGCAGTCACTGTGGGCTTAAAGATAAAGGACTTGAGTTCCTTAACTTGATGACAGAGAAGTATGGAATAAAGCCTAGGGTACAACACTATACTTGCATAGTCGACTTGCTCGGTAGGTCTGGCTGTTTGAATGAAGCAGAAGCTATGATAAGATCAATGCCGGTGAAAGGAGATGCTATCATATGGAAAACTTTGTTGTCTGCATGTAAGATCCACAAGAATGCCGACATGGCAAGACAAGTAGCTGAAGAAGTGCTTAAGCTTGATCCTCAGGATTCAGCTTCCTATGTTCTCCTTTCGAACATTCATGCATCTGCAAAAAGGTGGCAGGAGGTTTCGGTGGTAAGAAAAACCATGAGAGATAGGAGGGTGAAGAAAGAGCCTGGCATAAGTTGGTTGGAAATCAAGAATCAAGTTCATCAGTTTTGCATGAGTGATAAAGCGCATCCGCAATCGGATGAGATTGATTTGTACTTGAAGGAACTGACCGCTGAGATGAAGTCACACGGATATATGCCTGACACAAGTTTAGTTCTACATGACATGGATAATGAGGAGAAAGAATACAGGTTGAGTCACCATAGTGAAAAAATGGCTATTGCATTTGCTCTAATGAATACTCCTGCTGGAGCCCCTATAAGGGTGATGAAGAATTTGAGGATCTGCAGTGATTGCCATGTTGCTATTAAGATCATATCAGCGatcaaaaatagagaaattatTGTACGAGATGCTAGTAGATTTCATCATTTCCAAAATGGAAAATGTTCTTGTAGAGATTACTGGTGAGAGGAATTTTGCAGCCACCCTTTATAGCTGATAttggaatttaaattttttttttctaattagtaATTTCATTTAATCTAGATAGTTGATTTAGATTTTGCCATACGAACTCTCACACCACCATCAAGTCACTCTGAAGTAACCATACCATTATTGCCACTCTATGTGTAATAGGGCTTTTTCCTCTATAAAAGCTCTCTCCACAGAAGAGTTTATACCAGCTCTCCCCATTCCAAGAGAAAGGGAACTCAGGTGGCCTATCAAAGCTCCAACATAATGAAACCCTTTAAAACCTCTGATTTTTAATCGTTCTCAACATCATTTCTAGTATAAATCGCCTTCATTTTTAGCAGTTCAACGTGAATTATCAATCATTTTATAATAGGTAGACGGATTTGGATTTGAATCATGCTATCAAAGGATGCCGTCCCAATCAAATGCTCCATTACCATTACTCATTAACAGAATGAAAGTAGGAATCGGAGATTTAATTCAGTTGATCTATAAAAGGTGAATTTCGATAGGATATCGCTTCCTTTGTACAAGTGAAATAAAAAAGTAAGTTTTTATTGGATAAAAGAAAACTGTGGCAGAATACTTCTTTGATACAATGCATTAAAaggaataattaaataatataaaatagagattttaactaataatatttgCCCATTTTATAACTGATAGAatcatatatatttctaaataatatattattttcatataacaacCAATATTTTACCATGCACGTATCACTTTCGTgtttaaaatgtaatataaattatCATGCCATAAATAAATTCAGACATGATTAAGCTTATCATGCAATCACTTAAAGCAAGGAAACAAAAGCAACTTTTAACAGAATCTGTAGGAATGCTAAAATGGGTCCCCAAGTTACGAAGCTTGCTGGATGAAAAGAACAATTGTGACCATGCAAATAGGCATATAAGAACAATTGTGATGTTCAAAAAGTCAAATCACATTTAGAGGGATTTGTTGAGTTCTACTTAAaagctgaaaaagaaagatggaagcaTGCTAAAACTGTTGTAATTCCATAAAAAGAAACCAGAAATAAGTTTTAGACAACTAGATGTAACATTGTCTGATCAAAATCTCTCAAAATATGTTGTAAGTAATTGAAAGATAACATCAACAGTAGCAAACAAAACCATGGAAACCTTTCAAACAATAGCATTGGCAGCACTTGCAATTCTAGGCCACAGGTCAGCACACTCTTTTCCAATGGGACCAGTGATAGCAGATCCTGTAATTACCAAATCAATGAACGCAATGAGCTTTGAAAGATCAAATCCAACAATGCAACAACATATAACTTTATGCCACTGAAACTGCAAATCAAGAGGCTAAGACACTGACAGAACCAGCCTAACAAAAACATAAGTTTAGAGAAGATAACCCAGATTTCTAAATTGCATTCTTTACTACAATGAATTTAGACACACAAACatgttttttaatttcatatctgACTTTGTCACACTTCATTTGAAACCCCACAATTCCACAAGCAAATATTATTCTAACTGGGTATGTCCAAATAGAATGAAGAAGAGGGTTGGTTTACCTTTCATTTCTCCCTTGGGATTGACAATGACACCAGCATTATCTGCAAACATATAGATAAAAACCCAAactaagttcaaaaaaaaaacacagaaatACTAATAGTTTTACATGGTAACAACTAAATCAAATATACCAGCAGACAGGTAACACGATGCAATAGATAAACAACAGCATCATGCTGTTTAAAACTGGCAATTTCCCTTTACTCTATGCTTCCCattaaagagaaacaaaaaaaaaatcaaaatcgcGTACCCCCCATTATCAAAAGAAGCAACTAAAGGCAAATAAAAAAATGGGGGAAACAAAGGGAATTATTTTTGACCTTCGAAGTACATGTAGACGCCGTCCTTTCTACGCCAAGGTTTGCGTTGTCGGACGATGACGGCGGGCAACACCTTCTTCCTCAAATCGGGCTTTCCTTTTTTTACGGTGGCCATGACCATGTCACCGACGCAAGCCGATGGGAGCCTGTTGAGACGCCCTTTGATTCCTTTGACAGAAATGATGTAAAGGTTCTTGGCCCCAGTGTTGTCCGCGCAGTTCACCGTAGCCGCCACCGGTAAACCCAGCGACATTCTGAACTTGTTCCCCGCACTACCTCCCCTTCCTGTTgcaaattaaaagggaaaaagaatagTTGAGATCGCTGGGGGTTTTGTTAGGTGAGATGTAAAGCGAGGGGAAATGAAGGAAACTTGTACCTCGCTTCGACATTTTGGATCGGCCCTTCTCTGCTCCTCTGTTAGCCTCTTTTTGGGAGCAAGGGCTGCTTCAACATATAAATATAAGCTGCCCTAGGGTTTTGTCTGAGAATTTTGGAATGTTTGGCTACATAGCACAAGGTTGCCTATCCCCGTTTTCACTTTTCTTGAATCTAAACGCAGCGTTCTATATAGTCATCCTAACTTCTACCCCAAAGTTAAAAtcaaaaggttaaaatataaacataaatttatttactttttataaatttaaaatttaatccttatatttttgttttcaaaaacttTAGtcgttttatttttcaaatttcaattcagatttcaaaatacaatctaattattaactctattttttaaaataagaaaatactcactcaataactatttaaataaaaagattcatTGTAacgaatttaaatttattaaaataattttaataatgttaactgttacacctaaattttaaaagttaaaaataaaagaaataaattcctagaTTAAATTTCTAATTTACAAAGAACGCAGAATActatataacatattttaaccaaattaaaactCGTGTGTAAAAGAATGAACCAAGGCTGCCCGCTGTGGGACTCTTGGTTATAATTGACTTCAAAAAAATTGTTTAGTTAAAAGTCAGTTAGCTTAAAAACCTGACCAAATCGACTCACCACTAATAGCTAATTACATGACATTGGTATTAACAATTTAGTGCTTGCATAGGTATTAAGTGTGGTCAGTTTGAGGAACGTGACATAGAAATAAGGCAGAAGGCAATCCAAAAAGAACGAAGATACATGTGTAAATTGTCACTAGAATTCATTGTCCGTTAGCATTTAACCCCTGCAGTTGCTGCACACTACAGCCCTATCAGAATGCACATTTTCCTGATTTCTATTACCTACCATTACCTAGTAATAAGTGTATAGTTTCATCAGGCCAAAAAAAGAAGGTAACTCTGTACACttcacaatttcacatcaaaacCACACCGCAGGGTTGACTAGCATTCACTTTGTCCAAATCTAAACCACGCAAAAGGATATTCCAAAATAAGTGCCTTGAAGATGGCAAAACATTTCCATGACTGAGAATCGGTTCATCCGGTGATTATTGCAGATTTAGACCCTACACCATAGAAAGAAGATCCTTTGTCTCAGTAATAATTACAGAAGCAACCAAATAGGGGCATATCATCAACATTCTTGAGAACACTACAACATTCTTGAGAGTTCCTTATCACTTAGATTGAAGGCTTTTCCGTTGCTAATTAAATAACTTCATTAAAATCCCAGATACACAACTTCCTTTTGCATAGACAATTATGGTTACCTCCACAAAAGCATTATCCTGTGAAAAGCATCTCAATTCTTAGATGGGTGAAAAATCTGAATTTTAGCATCGAAGTTCTATTGGAATCATATCCCAGGGGAGGGTTAAGAACATGAAAACCACAATTCCAAATTTTTGT
It includes:
- the LOC107922973 gene encoding pentatricopeptide repeat-containing protein At2g41080; this encodes MGRGRYCPSSYLRFYSSFRFLSTNAASESAPNFTLEFTDLCSKGLTKEAFDRFYPQIWADPPLFSHLIQSCIPQNSPSLGKQLHSLVITSGSSKDRFISNHLLNMYSKFGNLQAAVSLYNVMVVKNVMSRNILINGHLLVGDLDSAKKLFDEMPERNAATWNALVVGYIQFEFNEEGLSVFREMHVSGFRPDDFTLSSVLRGCAGLKALSVGRQVHCCVMKCGFGIHLVVGSSLAHMYMKCGSLEEGEAVIKSMPIRNMVAWNTLIAGNAQNGYGESVLALYSMMKMAGFRPDKITFVSVLSSCSELATLGQGQQIHAEVIKTSASSVIGVISTLISMYSRCGCLEDSIKVFMECEVADLVSWSSMVAAYGFHGRGVEAVELFEHMEKEGLEPNDVTFLSLLYACSHCGLKDKGLEFLNLMTEKYGIKPRVQHYTCIVDLLGRSGCLNEAEAMIRSMPVKGDAIIWKTLLSACKIHKNADMARQVAEEVLKLDPQDSASYVLLSNIHASAKRWQEVSVVRKTMRDRRVKKEPGISWLEIKNQVHQFCMSDKAHPQSDEIDLYLKELTAEMKSHGYMPDTSLVLHDMDNEEKEYRLSHHSEKMAIAFALMNTPAGAPIRVMKNLRICSDCHVAIKIISAIKNREIIVRDASRFHHFQNGKCSCRDYW
- the LOC107922788 gene encoding 60S ribosomal protein L23, whose protein sequence is MSKRGRGGSAGNKFRMSLGLPVAATVNCADNTGAKNLYIISVKGIKGRLNRLPSACVGDMVMATVKKGKPDLRKKVLPAVIVRQRKPWRRKDGVYMYFEDNAGVIVNPKGEMKGSAITGPIGKECADLWPRIASAANAIV